In Spinacia oleracea cultivar Varoflay chromosome 5, BTI_SOV_V1, whole genome shotgun sequence, a single window of DNA contains:
- the LOC110778424 gene encoding mannan endo-1,4-beta-mannosidase 6 produces the protein MKKTKNNSEWREKYAYPILGIATISTILYLNFNDQLNFEFPIIFWQKNMGFVGVNSTNFIIINGHDDHHQDDQRVYVNGWNSYWLMEASVWDPSRSKVSKMLKRGAQMGLNVCRTWAFSDGPGPNSLQILPGVFNERVLKGLDYVIVEARKNGIRLIFSLVNNLNAFGGKAQYVKWAQDAGINISSSTDSFFADSTIKGYYKAYIKAIVARKNSLSGVIYSEEPAIFAWELMNEPRCDSDCSSILQAWITEMVAYIKSLDQKHLVTIGLEGFYGPKTAEKSKVNPGEWAASLGTDFMQNSAIDGIDFASVHAYPDSWMPHANTTAKLDFLQMWLDSHISDGDNILKKPILFTEVGYPINDKGGGISYGDTSLKTVYDSIFESAKKGQAGAGALIWQLLVEGMEEYGDRFSLVAWEQPSTYKMMVEQSCKLSNINTGKRKSAGELNGKDPCSGIKYP, from the exons atgaagaagacgaAGAACAATTCAGAATGGAGAGAGAAATACGCATACCCAATCCTAGGAATAGCCACAATTTCCACAATTCTGTACCTCAATTTCAATGATCAGCTTAATTTCGAATTCCCCATTATTTTTTGGCAGAAAAACATGGGTTTTGTTGGTGTGAATTCCACCAACTTCATCATAATCAACGGCCATGATGATCATCATCAAGATGATCAAAGGGTGTATGTTAATGGGTGGAACTCCTACTGGTTGATGGAGGCGAGTGTGTGGGACCCATCAAGGTCTAAGGTTTCCAAAATGCTCAAGAGAGGTGCTCAAATGGGGTTGAATGTTTGCCGTACTTGGGCTTTCAGTGACGGGCCTGGCCCGAATTCCTTGCAGATTTTACCTGGGGTCTTCAATGAAAGAGTGCTCAAG GGTTTGGATTATGTGATAGTGGAAGCGAGGAAGAACGGAATACGATTAATTTTTAGTCTAGTAAACAATCTGAATGCATTTGGTGGGAAAGCACAGTATGTGAAGTGGGCACAAGACGCCGGAATCAATATCTCATCGTCAACTGATTCCTTTTTTGCAGATTCAACAATTAAGGGCTATTATAAAGCTTACATCAAG GCCATCGTAGCGAGAAAGAACTCCTTAAGTGGAGTTATATATTCTGAGGAACCAGCCATATTTGCCTGGGAACTTATGAATGAGCCACGATGTGATTCCGACTGTTCTTCCATTCTTCAG GCTTGGATTACCGAGATGGTAGCATATATCAAGAGTTTGGACCAAAAGCATCTTGTTACCATTGGTCTTGAAGGGTTTTATGGACCGAAAACTGcagaaaaatcaaaagtaaatcCTGGAGAATGGGCTGCCTCACTTGGAACTGATTTCATGCAGAATTCAGCTATTGATGGTATCGACTTTGCTTCAGTTCACGCATACCCTGATAGCTG GATGCCACATGCAAACACAACTGCTAAATTGGATTTTCTTCAGATGTGGTTAGATTCTCATATCAGTGATGGTGACAATATTCTGAAGAAACCTATCCTGTTCACTGAAGTTGGATACCCAATAAATGATAAAGGTGGAGGAATTAGTTATGGAGACACTTCTCTAAAAACCGTCTATGATAGCATTTTTGAGTCGGCCAAGAAGGGCCAAGCAGGAGCAGGGGCCTTGATATGGCAGTTGTTGGTTGAAGGAATGGAGGAATATGGGGACCGATTTTCTCTTGTAGCTTGGGAACAGCCTTCTACCTATAAAATGATGGTAGAACAATCATGCAAGCTAAGTAATATCAATACTGGGAAAAGAAAATCTGCTGGAGAACTCAATGGAAAAGATCCTTGCTCCGGTATTAAGTATCCGTAA